One Campylobacter sputorum subsp. sputorum DNA segment encodes these proteins:
- a CDS encoding LPP20 family lipoprotein, which produces MKNISILATALIAMLGFSGCSFNGFGSSANTPAQEVVIQKVDKDDIREVMKQEKMIYTAPESANATFSAVGEGIAPLNTVSPAQALALAKRAAMADAYRNLAAKLYGVKINSKDTVKDAMLKNSSITSQVDGLVKNAAVTNEYFQNGLYKVELELEMNQEKWQEVFAY; this is translated from the coding sequence ATGAAAAATATATCTATCCTTGCTACAGCTCTTATAGCAATGTTGGGTTTTAGTGGTTGTAGTTTTAATGGCTTTGGTTCTTCTGCAAACACACCGGCTCAAGAGGTCGTTATACAAAAAGTTGATAAAGATGATATCAGAGAAGTTATGAAACAAGAAAAGATGATATATACTGCACCAGAGTCTGCAAATGCTACTTTTAGTGCAGTAGGTGAAGGTATAGCACCGTTAAACACTGTTTCACCAGCTCAAGCTTTAGCTTTAGCCAAAAGAGCTGCTATGGCAGATGCTTATAGAAATTTAGCTGCAAAGCTTTATGGTGTTAAAATCAACTCTAAAGATACAGTAAAAGATGCTATGCTTAAAAATTCATCCATCACATCTCAAGTTGATGGTCTTGTAAAAAATGCAGCTGTTACAAATGAATATTTTCAAAATGGGCTTTACAAAGTTGAATTAGAGCTCGAAATGAATCAAGAAAAGTGGCAAGAAGTTTTTGCTTATTAA
- a CDS encoding sigma-54-dependent transcriptional regulator, producing MNIVIVEDDINMRKSLEIALSEYEEFNITSFKSAIDALKKLSDDTDVIITDINMPKMDGIEFIKELDGKFDVIIITGNATLNRAIQSVRLGVKDFLTKPFDITTLYEAIIRSQKFKTKIKSKPKKDLKTDDKDFAGTSEVLEKTLHFAKKAAPTDVNIMLIGESGVGKEVFAKFIHKNSKRSTSPFIAINMAAIPENLLESELYGYEKGAFTDATAQKIGFFELANGGTLFLDEIGEMPIKLQPKLLRALQEREITRLGATKSTKIDVRIISATNANLKQKVENGEFREDLFYRLNTVPIIIPPLRERKDEIEDIANSVLQRACKEYDLGTKYFSDEAKNELMNYNFPGNIRELISIVERAAILSDKEAISKDDLFLYSRKNSF from the coding sequence ATGAATATTGTTATAGTAGAAGATGATATAAATATGCGAAAATCCCTAGAAATTGCACTTAGCGAATATGAAGAATTTAACATAACTAGCTTTAAAAGTGCTATTGATGCATTAAAAAAACTTAGTGATGATACAGATGTTATAATAACTGATATAAATATGCCAAAGATGGATGGAATAGAATTTATCAAAGAACTTGACGGAAAATTTGATGTTATCATCATAACAGGAAATGCCACGCTAAATAGAGCCATACAAAGCGTTAGACTTGGCGTAAAAGATTTCTTAACTAAACCATTTGATATAACAACCCTTTATGAAGCTATAATACGCTCTCAAAAATTTAAAACAAAAATTAAGTCAAAACCAAAAAAAGATTTAAAAACAGATGATAAAGATTTTGCCGGGACTTCTGAGGTTCTTGAAAAAACTTTACATTTTGCAAAAAAGGCAGCTCCAACGGATGTAAATATCATGCTAATCGGAGAAAGCGGAGTTGGAAAAGAAGTTTTTGCTAAATTTATACATAAAAACTCAAAACGCTCAACTAGTCCATTTATAGCTATAAATATGGCTGCAATTCCAGAAAATTTATTAGAAAGTGAACTTTATGGTTATGAAAAAGGAGCTTTTACAGATGCAACTGCTCAAAAAATAGGTTTTTTTGAACTAGCAAACGGCGGAACTTTATTTTTAGATGAGATTGGCGAAATGCCTATAAAACTTCAGCCAAAACTTTTAAGGGCTTTACAAGAGCGAGAGATAACTAGACTTGGTGCTACAAAAAGCACAAAGATTGATGTTAGGATTATTAGTGCAACAAATGCAAATTTAAAACAAAAAGTTGAAAATGGAGAATTCAGAGAAGATCTGTTTTATCGCCTAAATACAGTCCCTATCATCATTCCGCCGCTTAGAGAACGAAAAGATGAGATAGAAGATATAGCAAACTCTGTTTTACAAAGAGCTTGTAAAGAGTATGATCTTGGCACAAAATATTTTAGCGATGAAGCAAAAAATGAGCTTATGAATTATAATTTTCCAGGAAATATAAGAGAACTTATATCTATCGTCGAAAGAGCGGCTATTTTAAGCGACAAAGAAGCCATTAGTAAAGATGATCTTTTTTTATATAGTAGAAAAAATTCTTTTTAA
- a CDS encoding aspartate-semialdehyde dehydrogenase, with the protein MRKYNIAVVGATGAVGEEIFNVLEEVNFPINEILPLASSRSAGSEIECFGKTYKVVELTDTVFDEHEIDIAFFSAGGSISEKFAPLAARSGAVVIDNTSHFRMQSDVPLVVPECNPEDIKEWKNTGIIANPNCSTIQMVQILKPLNDAFDIQRVDVSTYQATSGAGKEGMEELVTQMQQFFAFKLDECEPKVFQHQIALNLIPHIDVFLDNDYTKEEMKMVNETQKILHKKIEVSATCVRVPILRSHSEAITIHFANAIDANKARDVLRNAPSVVVVDEPSKNIYPMPLLSTDTNETYVGRIRKDNFRDNVLHLFCAADQIRVGAATNAVRIAQKWIELED; encoded by the coding sequence ATGAGAAAATACAATATTGCCGTAGTTGGAGCTACAGGTGCAGTTGGCGAAGAAATATTTAATGTTTTAGAAGAAGTAAATTTTCCTATTAATGAAATTTTACCACTAGCAAGTAGCAGAAGTGCTGGAAGCGAGATAGAGTGTTTTGGAAAAACCTATAAAGTAGTTGAACTTACAGATACAGTGTTTGATGAACACGAAATAGACATAGCTTTTTTTAGTGCTGGCGGGTCTATTTCAGAAAAATTTGCACCACTTGCAGCTAGAAGCGGTGCTGTAGTTATAGATAATACAAGTCATTTTAGAATGCAAAGCGATGTTCCTTTGGTTGTTCCTGAGTGCAATCCAGAAGATATAAAAGAGTGGAAAAATACAGGAATCATAGCAAATCCAAACTGCTCAACCATACAAATGGTTCAAATTTTAAAACCACTTAATGATGCTTTTGATATACAAAGAGTTGATGTTAGCACATACCAAGCAACAAGTGGAGCTGGAAAAGAAGGAATGGAAGAGTTAGTTACTCAAATGCAACAATTTTTTGCTTTTAAGCTTGATGAGTGCGAACCAAAAGTTTTTCAACACCAAATCGCACTAAATTTGATACCTCATATCGATGTTTTTTTGGATAATGACTATACAAAAGAAGAAATGAAAATGGTAAATGAGACACAAAAGATACTACATAAAAAAATCGAAGTAAGTGCAACTTGTGTTAGAGTGCCTATTTTAAGAAGTCATAGTGAAGCTATAACTATACATTTTGCAAACGCGATTGATGCAAATAAAGCAAGAGATGTTTTAAGAAATGCACCAAGCGTAGTTGTGGTAGATGAGCCATCTAAAAATATCTATCCTATGCCACTTCTTTCAACTGATACAAATGAAACTTATGTTGGAAGAATTAGAAAAGATAATTTTAGAGACAATGTTTTACATCTATTTTGTGCAGCTGATCAAATCCGCGTAGGAGCAGCAACAAACGCTGTAAGAATAGCACAAAAATGGATAGAATTAGAAGACTAA
- the purB gene encoding adenylosuccinate lyase, whose protein sequence is MVERYARKEMKEKWSIQAKYDAWLEVEKAAIKAWNKLGLINDSDCEKIIKNAKFNVDRIDEIEKTTKHDVIAFLTSVSESLGDESRFVHFAMTSSDTIDTAVALQIRDSLNLIISDVKNLMNAIKKRAFEHKNTLMVGRSHGIHGEPITFGLVLAIWYDEISRSLELLEHAKKIISVGKISGAMGNFAHAPLDLEELVCEFLELKPAPASNQVIQRDRYAQVMSALAILASSCEKIAVTIRHYQRTEVYEAEEYFSPGQKGSSAMPHKRNPVLSENVTGLCRMIRSYVMPAMENVALWHERDISHSSVERFILPDGFITADFMLNRLTNLIDKLVVYPENMLRNLNLTGGLVFSQRVLLELPKKGVSREDAYKIVQRNAMKVWGDLQEGKKAIDENGHSLFLQNLLNDEDLNKALSKDEIKECFDYAYYTKNVDKIFTRVFK, encoded by the coding sequence ATGGTTGAGCGATACGCAAGAAAAGAAATGAAAGAAAAATGGAGTATACAAGCAAAATATGATGCTTGGTTGGAAGTTGAAAAAGCAGCTATAAAAGCTTGGAATAAGCTTGGCTTGATAAATGATAGCGATTGCGAAAAAATTATAAAAAATGCTAAATTTAATGTAGATAGAATTGATGAGATAGAAAAAACCACAAAGCATGATGTGATAGCATTTTTAACAAGTGTTAGCGAAAGTTTGGGCGATGAAAGCAGGTTCGTTCATTTTGCAATGACATCAAGTGATACCATAGATACAGCAGTTGCTTTGCAAATAAGAGATAGCTTAAATTTAATAATATCTGATGTTAAAAATTTAATGAACGCTATCAAAAAAAGAGCGTTTGAGCACAAAAATACGCTAATGGTTGGTAGAAGTCATGGAATTCATGGTGAGCCTATCACTTTTGGTTTGGTTTTAGCTATATGGTATGATGAAATTTCGCGTTCATTAGAACTTTTAGAACATGCAAAAAAGATTATAAGTGTGGGTAAAATCAGCGGTGCTATGGGAAATTTCGCTCACGCTCCGCTTGATCTTGAAGAGTTGGTTTGTGAGTTTTTAGAGTTAAAACCAGCTCCAGCTTCAAACCAAGTTATACAAAGAGATCGCTACGCACAAGTAATGAGTGCTTTGGCTATCCTTGCATCAAGTTGCGAAAAAATTGCAGTTACTATCCGCCACTATCAAAGAACCGAAGTTTATGAAGCTGAAGAGTATTTTAGCCCAGGACAAAAAGGAAGCTCGGCAATGCCGCACAAAAGAAATCCAGTTTTAAGCGAAAATGTAACTGGACTTTGTAGAATGATACGCTCTTATGTAATGCCAGCTATGGAAAATGTGGCTTTATGGCATGAAAGAGATATAAGCCATAGCTCAGTTGAGAGATTTATACTTCCAGATGGATTTATAACAGCTGATTTCATGCTAAATCGTTTGACAAATTTGATAGACAAACTAGTTGTTTATCCTGAAAATATGCTCAGAAATTTAAATTTAACTGGCGGTTTAGTTTTCTCTCAAAGAGTTTTGCTTGAACTGCCAAAAAAAGGCGTAAGCAGAGAAGATGCGTATAAGATAGTCCAAAGAAACGCTATGAAAGTTTGGGGCGATTTGCAAGAAGGCAAAAAAGCGATAGATGAAAATGGACATAGCCTGTTTTTGCAAAATTTACTAAACGATGAAGACTTAAATAAAGCATTAAGTAAAGATGAGATTAAAGAGTGTTTTGATTACGCATACTATACAAAAAATGTAGATAAAATTTTTACAAGAGTTTTTAAATAA
- a CDS encoding ribonucleoside-diphosphate reductase subunit alpha encodes MKVIKRNGRTEELDISKIKKYTKEAVEGLDNVSLSELEVDAKIQFRDMITTEEIQQTLIKTAVEKIDIDRPNWTFVAARLFLYDLYHKVTGYSGYNHLREYFEKGEKAGRIMLGLKDKYDLDDLNSYLDYKRDLQFNYLGIKTLYDRYLIKDSNAKPIELPQHMFMAIAMFLAQNEFDCQSWAKKFYDLISKFEVMPATPTLSNARTTRHQLSSCYIGSTPDNIEGIFDSYKEMALLSKFGGGVGWDWNQVRAVGGSIDGHKNAAGGIIPFLKITNDIAVAVDQLGTRKGAIAVYVEPWHMDVSDFIDLRKNSGEERRRAHELFPALWINDLFMKRVANNERWTLFDPVDVKDLCGLYGEEFEKKYIEYENDENIPKNTMQAKELWKKILTNYFETGMPFLCFKDSANKSNPNNHKGLIRSSNLCTEIFQNTDPSYYKIKVIYKDKSIDVFDEEDDVTVDGGYTKKAKKITALDSINSKEIYIVEKEVIEGKTAVCNLASVNLSKINSQEDINRVVPIAIRMLDNVIDLNFYPHIKVKNTNLASRSIGLGVMGEAQMLAQKGIEWGSYEHLVKIDEIMENISYNAIYASSNLALEKGKYPDFEGSKWSKGIFPIDTANQKAKDLIKRDGLFDERTRDWKKLKEKVMSDGIRNGYLMAIAPTSSISILVGTTQTIEPVYKRKWFEHNLSGMIPVVVPNLSPDTWQYYTPAYDIDQRLLIKAGAIRQKWIDQGQSLNIFISLEKATGGILNQIYTLAWELGLKSTYYLRSQSPENEIDQKNVVDRSIECEGCQ; translated from the coding sequence TTGAAAGTAATAAAAAGAAACGGTAGAACAGAAGAGTTAGACATAAGCAAGATTAAAAAATACACAAAAGAAGCTGTTGAGGGCTTAGATAATGTAAGTTTAAGTGAGCTTGAAGTTGATGCAAAAATTCAGTTTCGCGATATGATAACAACAGAAGAGATTCAGCAAACTCTCATAAAAACAGCTGTTGAAAAGATAGACATTGATAGACCAAATTGGACATTTGTTGCAGCAAGGCTATTTTTATATGATTTATATCATAAAGTTACAGGATATAGCGGATACAACCACCTTAGAGAATATTTTGAAAAAGGCGAAAAAGCTGGGCGTATAATGCTTGGACTTAAAGATAAATATGATTTAGATGATTTAAATTCGTACTTAGATTACAAAAGAGATTTACAATTTAACTATCTTGGTATCAAAACGCTTTATGATAGATATCTTATAAAAGATAGTAACGCTAAACCTATAGAACTTCCTCAACATATGTTTATGGCAATAGCTATGTTTCTTGCGCAAAATGAATTTGACTGCCAAAGCTGGGCAAAGAAATTCTATGATCTTATAAGTAAATTTGAAGTAATGCCAGCAACCCCAACTCTATCAAACGCAAGAACAACTCGCCATCAACTATCAAGTTGCTACATAGGCTCAACTCCAGATAATATAGAAGGAATTTTTGATAGCTATAAAGAAATGGCGCTATTATCTAAATTTGGAGGTGGTGTTGGCTGGGATTGGAATCAAGTAAGAGCAGTTGGAGGAAGTATAGATGGGCATAAAAACGCAGCTGGTGGCATAATTCCATTTCTAAAAATAACAAATGATATAGCAGTTGCAGTTGATCAACTCGGCACTAGAAAAGGTGCAATTGCGGTTTATGTAGAGCCGTGGCATATGGATGTAAGCGATTTTATAGACCTACGAAAAAACTCTGGCGAAGAAAGAAGAAGAGCACACGAACTCTTTCCAGCACTTTGGATAAATGATCTTTTTATGAAAAGAGTTGCAAACAACGAAAGATGGACACTTTTTGATCCAGTTGATGTAAAAGATCTTTGTGGGCTTTATGGGGAAGAATTTGAAAAAAAATATATAGAGTATGAAAATGATGAAAATATCCCAAAAAACACAATGCAAGCAAAAGAACTTTGGAAAAAAATCTTAACAAATTACTTTGAGACTGGAATGCCATTTTTATGCTTTAAAGATAGTGCAAATAAATCAAATCCAAATAACCACAAAGGACTTATAAGAAGTTCAAATTTATGCACAGAAATTTTCCAAAATACAGATCCAAGTTACTATAAAATAAAAGTAATTTATAAAGATAAAAGCATAGATGTTTTTGATGAAGAAGATGATGTAACAGTAGATGGCGGATATACAAAAAAAGCCAAAAAAATCACGGCACTTGATAGTATAAACTCTAAAGAAATTTATATCGTAGAAAAAGAAGTTATAGAGGGTAAAACTGCAGTTTGCAACCTTGCAAGCGTAAATTTAAGTAAAATCAACTCGCAAGAAGATATCAATAGAGTTGTCCCAATAGCTATAAGAATGCTTGATAATGTAATTGATTTAAATTTCTATCCTCACATAAAAGTTAAAAATACAAACTTAGCATCAAGATCAATAGGACTTGGAGTAATGGGCGAAGCTCAAATGCTAGCCCAAAAAGGCATAGAATGGGGAAGCTATGAACATCTCGTAAAGATAGATGAGATAATGGAAAATATAAGCTATAACGCTATTTACGCATCTTCAAATTTAGCATTAGAAAAAGGCAAATATCCTGATTTTGAAGGCTCAAAATGGAGCAAAGGCATTTTCCCAATAGATACAGCAAATCAAAAAGCAAAAGATCTTATAAAAAGAGATGGACTTTTTGACGAAAGAACAAGGGATTGGAAAAAACTAAAAGAAAAAGTTATGAGTGATGGCATACGAAATGGTTATCTTATGGCTATAGCTCCAACTTCTAGCATAAGCATTTTAGTTGGAACAACTCAAACCATAGAACCAGTTTATAAACGCAAATGGTTTGAACACAATCTAAGCGGTATGATACCAGTAGTTGTGCCAAATTTAAGCCCAGATACTTGGCAATACTACACACCAGCTTATGATATAGATCAAAGGCTTTTGATAAAAGCTGGTGCTATTCGTCAAAAATGGATAGATCAAGGTCAAAGTTTAAATATATTTATATCACTTGAAAAAGCAACTGGCGGCATTTTAAATCAAATTTACACACTTGCTTGGGAACTTGGATTAAAATCAACTTATTATCTAAGAAGTCAAAGTCCAGAAAACGAGATAGATCAAAAAAATGTAGTTGACAGAAGTATAGAGTGCGAGGGTTGTCAATAA
- a CDS encoding DoxX family protein, producing the protein MKFVNSHSIGLLFLRVFLGICVLMHGIFKLNHGIAGVKSMLIANGLPQIMSYGVYIGEVLAPLMIIFGVFTRFAAFILFGTCCVIFYVANASAPFSLTSYGGFVAEIVYLYIGGTICLMFCGGGKFSLTKDY; encoded by the coding sequence ATGAAATTTGTAAATAGCCATAGCATAGGGCTTTTGTTTTTAAGAGTTTTTCTTGGGATATGCGTTTTGATGCATGGTATATTTAAACTAAATCACGGCATAGCAGGGGTAAAAAGTATGCTAATAGCTAATGGCTTACCACAAATTATGTCTTATGGTGTGTATATAGGAGAAGTTTTGGCACCACTTATGATAATATTTGGGGTTTTTACTAGATTTGCTGCTTTTATCCTTTTTGGAACATGTTGTGTAATTTTTTATGTAGCAAACGCATCAGCCCCTTTTAGCCTTACTTCATATGGAGGATTTGTAGCCGAGATAGTTTATCTTTATATCGGTGGAACTATATGTTTAATGTTTTGTGGTGGTGGAAAATTTTCTTTAACAAAAGACTATTAA
- the surE gene encoding 5'/3'-nucleotidase SurE, with protein MKEILITNDDGFEALGLRELAKALKTIANVTIVAPSSEKSACAHSITCTRPLRFIKIDDGFFKLDDATPTDCVYLALHALYEKKPDLVVSGINHGANVCEDITYSGTCAGAMEGVLQGIPSLAVSQYYDKDGIEKYGFDLACEITLDIVKNIFKKDYPLPKKQFLNLNIPSVSKKDYKGLKIAPAGEKIYSTSAQLNRDPRGIERYWIGADFMDFDINQNTNTDISIVMDGYACITPIKLNLTSFEELKNISQWIK; from the coding sequence GTGAAAGAAATACTAATAACAAACGATGATGGATTTGAAGCATTAGGATTAAGAGAACTTGCAAAAGCTCTAAAAACCATAGCAAATGTTACCATAGTTGCACCAAGTAGCGAAAAATCAGCTTGTGCTCACTCCATAACTTGTACTAGACCATTACGATTTATCAAAATAGATGATGGTTTTTTTAAACTTGATGATGCCACGCCAACAGATTGCGTATATTTAGCACTACATGCTCTTTATGAAAAAAAACCAGATCTTGTAGTAAGCGGCATAAATCACGGTGCAAATGTGTGCGAAGATATCACATACTCAGGAACTTGTGCCGGAGCAATGGAAGGGGTTTTACAAGGAATTCCATCGCTTGCAGTTTCGCAATACTACGACAAAGATGGTATCGAAAAATACGGCTTTGATTTAGCTTGTGAGATAACTCTTGATATCGTTAAAAATATTTTCAAAAAAGACTATCCGCTACCTAAAAAGCAGTTTTTAAATTTAAATATACCTTCTGTTAGCAAAAAAGATTATAAAGGTTTAAAAATAGCACCAGCTGGAGAGAAAATTTACTCAACTTCAGCTCAGCTAAACCGCGATCCACGTGGCATAGAAAGATACTGGATTGGTGCTGATTTTATGGATTTTGATATAAATCAAAATACCAACACAGACATAAGCATAGTTATGGATGGATATGCGTGCATTACGCCAATAAAACTAAATTTAACTTCTTTTGAAGAGCTAAAGAATATTTCTCAATGGATCAAATAG
- a CDS encoding tRNA threonylcarbamoyladenosine dehydratase, whose protein sequence is MDQIDRFSRSRLLFGTKFEKFKQTNILVCGCGGVGGACIEALYRTGFVNLTIIDKDIFEITNQNRQFGSENLGEKKVEVFANKFSGIKPIFETLTPEFIQNFNFNKFDVIIDAIDDMKAKIALAKKINDINLNSKQQIIFISSMGGAKRIDPSKIKISNIWQTTNDPLARKFRSELKKINFSGKFDVVFSTELPKCTSLGSFMGVTATFGLYLASYVVQKICEEE, encoded by the coding sequence ATGGATCAAATAGATAGATTTTCTCGCTCAAGATTGCTTTTTGGAACTAAATTTGAAAAATTTAAACAAACAAATATATTAGTTTGTGGATGTGGCGGCGTTGGCGGAGCTTGTATAGAAGCTCTTTATAGAACAGGATTTGTAAATTTAACCATAATTGATAAAGATATTTTTGAAATCACAAATCAAAACAGGCAGTTTGGAAGCGAAAATTTAGGCGAGAAAAAAGTAGAAGTTTTTGCAAATAAATTTAGTGGTATAAAACCTATTTTTGAAACTCTAACACCAGAGTTTATACAAAATTTTAACTTTAACAAATTTGATGTCATAATAGATGCCATAGATGATATGAAAGCTAAAATTGCTCTTGCTAAAAAGATAAACGATATAAATTTAAACTCTAAACAACAGATAATTTTTATAAGTTCTATGGGCGGAGCAAAACGCATAGATCCAAGTAAAATAAAAATTTCAAACATATGGCAAACTACAAACGATCCTCTTGCAAGAAAATTTAGAAGCGAATTAAAAAAGATAAATTTTAGTGGAAAATTTGATGTAGTCTTTTCAACAGAACTTCCAAAATGCACATCTTTAGGCAGTTTTATGGGTGTAACTGCAACATTTGGACTTTATCTTGCTAGCTATGTAGTTCAAAAAATATGCGAAGAAGAGTGA
- a CDS encoding MlaA family lipoprotein, whose product MKKLFLILSIGVVLSFAKDIDNTQIEQFKANYVVDENKFDPLYWYNKPMTYFNHYAYSYVLIPMAKGYDYVMPDPLQGAVSNFFNNLLYPMRLINNILQGKFQNSLDETKRFLINTTIGFAGLSDAASMHFDIPKHDEDFGQTLGYWGLGEGMPIVLPILGQSNLRDMFGLVGDHFADPITYIDRDNEWTSVAIKSYRYINDTSLQPNAYEILTKDEENLYEFLRDFNSLKRKKMISE is encoded by the coding sequence ATGAAAAAGCTATTTTTGATTTTAAGTATTGGTGTTGTTTTATCTTTTGCAAAAGACATAGATAATACTCAAATAGAGCAATTTAAGGCAAACTATGTTGTAGATGAAAATAAATTTGACCCGCTTTATTGGTATAATAAACCTATGACATATTTTAATCACTATGCATATAGTTATGTTTTAATACCTATGGCAAAAGGCTATGATTATGTTATGCCAGATCCTTTGCAAGGCGCTGTTAGCAATTTTTTTAATAATCTTTTATATCCTATGAGATTAATAAATAACATTTTGCAAGGAAAATTTCAAAACTCACTTGATGAAACAAAAAGATTTTTGATAAATACAACTATAGGTTTTGCTGGGCTAAGCGATGCTGCTAGTATGCATTTTGATATACCAAAACATGATGAAGATTTTGGGCAAACTCTAGGGTATTGGGGGCTAGGAGAAGGAATGCCTATAGTTTTACCGATACTTGGTCAATCAAATTTAAGAGATATGTTTGGTCTTGTTGGCGATCATTTTGCAGATCCTATAACATACATTGATAGAGATAATGAATGGACATCGGTTGCTATAAAATCTTATAGATATATAAACGATACTTCTTTGCAACCTAATGCGTATGAAATTCTTACTAAAGATGAGGAAAATTTATACGAGTTTTTAAGAGATTTCAATAGTCTAAAACGAAAAAAAATGATTTCCGAGTGA
- a CDS encoding DUF4214 domain-containing protein: protein MAITEAQVAKMYVLALGRNADASGAKYWLDLANKGNFTEEQLLGAVIDTDAAKKE from the coding sequence ATGGCTATAACAGAAGCTCAAGTAGCTAAAATGTATGTATTGGCATTAGGAAGAAATGCTGATGCTAGTGGTGCTAAATATTGGTTAGATTTAGCTAACAAAGGAAACTTTACAGAAGAACAATTACTTGGTGCAGTAATAGACACTGATGCTGCTAAAAAAGAGTGA
- a CDS encoding TolC family protein — translation MKNKLLFALVILSQILCAREATLWEAYELALQNDSDLKSKMFENLAIQERSNQTLASLLPSITFESAFMGERYKKGKTHRQLDESFFKYGVNLQQSIFRAPLWYEHSRQKLISKENDIEYENKKQELAKKVAQAYFNYSYAKESLQLALSYENTNKIRYERMEKLLNLGLSNKMDTLEAKVRYDEAILGVNKAKRQIELARLELYKLVGEEIQTKNSFSNLELDFFEKIDTAKFMDVNENLDYKQSIVMREIAQKEYQKRKSEHLPTLDFSIGYYNYDYVDDDDFGDEKNKLESMISFKIPIFSGGATSSRVQEARLLELSSAQKLQDMQKQVEIYQKQMLSDFQNYIFEYKITQNSLTHAQVYEESIQRGYEEKLKDLVDLLDAKSRLFKARNDVLQASYKLVMSYIELNYLIGNISLDTMQDLQNAF, via the coding sequence ATGAAGAATAAACTACTTTTTGCACTAGTTATTTTATCTCAAATTCTTTGTGCTAGAGAAGCAACATTATGGGAAGCTTATGAGTTGGCACTTCAAAATGATAGTGATTTAAAAAGTAAAATGTTTGAGAATTTGGCTATACAAGAACGCAGTAATCAAACTCTTGCATCACTGCTACCAAGTATTACATTTGAGAGTGCGTTTATGGGCGAAAGATATAAGAAAGGTAAAACTCACAGACAATTAGATGAGAGTTTTTTCAAATACGGAGTAAATTTACAACAATCAATTTTTAGAGCACCTCTTTGGTATGAACACTCACGACAAAAACTTATTTCAAAAGAAAATGATATAGAATATGAAAATAAAAAACAAGAATTAGCAAAAAAAGTTGCACAAGCGTATTTTAACTACTCATATGCTAAAGAGTCTTTACAATTAGCATTAAGCTACGAAAATACAAATAAAATAAGATATGAGCGTATGGAAAAACTTCTCAATTTAGGTCTTAGCAATAAAATGGATACTTTAGAAGCTAAGGTTAGATATGATGAGGCAATATTAGGAGTAAATAAAGCAAAAAGGCAAATAGAACTTGCTAGGTTAGAATTATATAAATTAGTAGGAGAAGAAATACAAACTAAAAATAGTTTTTCAAATTTAGAACTTGATTTTTTTGAAAAAATTGATACGGCTAAATTTATGGATGTAAATGAAAATTTAGACTATAAGCAAAGTATAGTTATGAGAGAAATTGCACAAAAAGAGTATCAAAAACGCAAAAGCGAACATCTTCCAACCCTTGATTTTTCTATAGGTTATTATAATTATGATTATGTAGATGACGATGATTTTGGAGATGAAAAAAATAAGCTTGAGAGTATGATAAGTTTTAAAATTCCTATTTTTTCAGGCGGTGCAACAAGCTCAAGAGTTCAAGAGGCAAGATTACTTGAATTATCATCTGCTCAAAAACTTCAAGATATGCAAAAACAAGTTGAAATTTACCAAAAGCAAATGCTTAGTGATTTTCAAAACTATATTTTTGAGTATAAAATCACACAAAATTCACTAACACACGCTCAAGTATATGAAGAAAGCATACAAAGAGGCTATGAGGAAAAACTTAAAGATTTGGTTGATTTACTAGATGCAAAATCTCGTCTTTTTAAGGCAAGAAATGATGTATTGCAAGCTTCATATAAATTAGTAATGTCATATATAGAGCTAAATTATCTTATAGGCAATATCTCTCTTGATACAATGCAAGATTTGCAAAATGCTTTTTAA